A genomic stretch from Alosa sapidissima isolate fAloSap1 chromosome 3, fAloSap1.pri, whole genome shotgun sequence includes:
- the maptb gene encoding microtubule-associated protein tau isoform X7, which produces MDQQQDGHSLPYGSEEMAAANKPELKNGMPSVPAGLGDGPAKELPPPAEETQVTAPEEKPQEPVKELSDSESAPSGDEVPSAVGGAPAPGAPGEDVITISRADLSPEDLPAWATTTTTTNLLDGATQGLDGELRPGSVSPRRSPTSPAALDMIGQEAASPISYGAFGREGFDSLVKRSTSDKFSDLRSPSASEEEEEDEIMEKGKAEKEREKDHEEKEEDEEEEEQERNHLRSVAHDEEFRIDISPSKPQDQAHMETQDGDEEEDEEEERADLHMEQNNIAKNLTAEKDHTFSDYAQDVSSKPEATSEETKQRVLSFDYTEPQVPSPHGLPPGWQDGNDKTPPESKSPDSCRADPGSPFSPTPTNEQTQEDRSPLTEQQPEGQVQEEQEEEEEEEKLPEEDEEEEPEEEKEEIDAVPSVQEQHLPSKMQEEEFPVEEKLTSPEKAEPQAPQKKPETSNEDPVSKMEVAQAVSAAVPVAATAVAITAAVATEIAATLPVDKEEPVVKKEPVAKKEPVAKAKPAAVASKAPSKPQPASKGASKPSAPPSAGRAPAKTAPAKKPPTPATAAPKAAPKTQKAPPKDATPGRKPLAAAAQGKAKVEAKNGADKKTPQKSTPFKARPSSVPKRTPVASVSPSKKPSSSSSSPLYSGNRPSSGGHTPSTPTGGQPRARVARAGGDKPLGAATRIPAVARMDQRKPGPPQFERADSPRTPDRSGYSSPATPKSPSSRSSTPGHQVKKVAVVRTPPKSPGSRRTPIAPVAPMPDLKNVRSKIGSTENIRHQPGGGKVKIEEKKIDVSNVQAKCGSKDNIKHTPGGGNVQIVHKKVDFSNVKARCGSKDNMKHVPGGGNVSNPTGGTHWLELSLTAQQLNPHREKLGVCGSRVHTGFSVLLLAS; this is translated from the exons ATGGATCAACAGCAGGATGGCCACTCACTGCCCTATGGCTCCGAGGAGATGGCAGCCGCCAACAAGCCGGAGCTGAAGAACGGGATGCCCTCGGTTCCCGCTGGTCTAGGGGACGGGCCTGCCAAAG AGCTTCCTCCTCCTGCAGAGGAGACACAGGTAACAGCGCCCGAAGAGAAACCACAGGAGCCTGTGAAGGAGCTCTCTGACTCTGAGAGCGCCCCCTCTGGTGATGAAGTGCCAAGCG CTGTGGGAGGTGCTCCAGCTCCTGGTGCCCCAGGTGAAG ACGTGATCACCATATCCAGGGCAGACCTCAGTCCAGAGGATCTTCCAGCATGGGCCACTACCACCACGACAACAAACCTGCTTGATGGTGCAACCCAGGGCCTGGATGGAGAGCTCAGGCCTGGATCGGTGAGCCCTCGTCGGTCACCAACTTCCCCAGCAGCACTGGACATGATTGGGCAGGAAGCAGCATCACCAATTTCATATGGAGCTTTTGGGAGGGAAGGATTTGACAGCTTGGTGAAGAGGAGCACTTCGGATAAGTTCTCCGACCTACGGAGTCCGAGTGcctctgaggaagaggaggaagacgagATTATGGAGAAAGGCAAAGCTGAGAAAGAACGTGAAAAGGACcatgaagagaaggaggaagatgaagaggaagaggaacaaGAAAGGAATCATCTGAGGTCTGTTGCTCATGATGAAGAATTTAGGATTGACATCAGCCCCAGTAAACCTCAAGACCAAGCCCACATGGAGACCCAAGATGGGGATGAggaagaagatgaggaagaggagagagcagactTACACATGGAGCAAAACAACATTGCAAAGAACCTGACTGCTGAGAAAGACCACACCTTCTCTGACTATGCCCAGGATGTCTCATCCAAGCCCGAAGCCACCTCTGAGGAGACCAAACAGCGGGTTCTGTCCTTTGACTACACTGAGCCTCAGGTACCTAGCCCTCACGGGCTTCCCCCAGGGTGGCAGGACGGCAATGACAAGACCCCACCAGAGAGTAAGAGCCCTGACTCCTGTCGAGCGGATCCTGGATCGCCCTTCTCTCCAACCCCCACCAATGAGCAAACCCAGGAGGACCGGTCACCCCTCACCGAACAGCAGCCAGAAGGGCAGGTGcaggaagagcaggaggaggaagaagaagaagaaaagctacctgaggaggacgaggaagaagaaccagaagaagaaaaagaagaaattgATGCTGTTCCTTCTGTTCAGGAACAACACTTGCCTTCCAAGATGCAGGAAGAGGAATTTCCTGTGGAGGAGAAACTTACCTCACCTGAGAAAGCAGAACCTCAGGCCCCTCAGAAGAAGCCAGAGACCTCTAATGAGGACCCCGTATCTAAGATGGAGGTAGCTCAAGCTGTTTCTGCAGCAGTGCCTGTTGCCGCAACAGCCGTTGCTATCACAGCAGCTGTTGCCACAGAGATTGCTGCCACATTACCTGTTGACAAAGAAGAACCTGTAGTAAAGAAAGAGCCTGTAGCCAAGAAGGAGCCTGTTGCCAAAGCTAAGCCAGCAGCAGTAGCTTCCAAAGCTCCCAGTAAACCTCAACCTGCATCCAAAGGTGCTTCCAAACCTAGCGCTCCTCCCTCAGCAGGGAGAGCTCCAGCCAAGACAGCTCCAGCTAAGAAACCTCCTACCccggccacggctgcccccaaggCAGCCCCCAAAACCCAGAAAGCCCCCCCAAAAGATGCCACTCCTGGCAGAAAGCCATTGGCTGCTGCAGCCCAGGGCAAAG CGAAGGTTGAGGCAAAGAATGGAGCAGATAAGAAG ACACCACAAAAAAGCACACCCTTTAAAGCCAGACCCTCCTCTGTTCCTAAACGGACGCCTGTAGCCTCAGTCTCCCCCTCCAAAaagccttcctcctcctcctcctctcccctgtaCTCTGGTAACAGGCCCAGCTCAGGGGGTCACACCCCCAGCACCCCAACAGGAGGCCAGCCCAGGGCCCGG GTCGCCAGGGCAGGAGGGGACAAACCGCTGGGTGCTGCCACCAGAATACCTG CTGTTGCAAGAATGGATCAGCGGAAACCAGGACCTCCCCAGTTTGAGAGAG CTGACTCTCCCAGGACTCCTGACCGAAGTGGCTACAGTAGCCCGGCCACGCCTAAATCCCCATCCAGCCGCTCCAGCACCCCGGGGCACCAGGTGAAGAAGGTGGCTGTGGTCCGCACCCCTCCCAAATCCCCAGGGTCCCGCCGCACTCCTATCGCCCCTGTGGCACCCATGCCTGACCTTAAGAACGTCAGGTCCAAGATTGGTTCCACGGAGAACATCAGGCACCAGCCTGGGGGAGGCAAG GTGAAAATAGAGGAAAAGAAGATTGATGTGAGCAACGTCCAGGCGAAGTGTGGCTCCAAAGACAACATTAAACATACCCCAGGCGGGggcaat GTGCAAATAGTTCACAAGAAGGTGGATTTTTCTAATGTTAAGGCTAGGTGTGGCTCCAAAGACAATATGAAGCATGTTCCTGGCGGTGGTAATGTGAGTAACCCAACAGGAGGAACCCATTGGCTGGAGCTGAGTCTCACAGCCCAGCAGCTGAATCCACACAGAGAGAAACTGGGAGTCTGTGGCAGCAGAGTCCACACCGGATTCTCTGTCTTATTGCTGGCGTCTTAA